A section of the Pimelobacter simplex genome encodes:
- a CDS encoding molybdenum cofactor biosynthesis protein MoaE, with amino-acid sequence MPTNDIEFEAVDPITVSADPITASTTLCRVSVRVQKHPIDAVAVRALIDDERAGAIASFEGQIRLYDDGQPVSVVEYSAHPTAQAVLERLAAEVMEDVAPEARLAIRHRVGRLAVGDVALFVAASSPHRKDAFDLCHLATETVKAELPIWKYQIFTDGSHEWVACL; translated from the coding sequence TTGCCCACGAACGATATCGAGTTCGAGGCCGTAGACCCGATCACAGTATCGGCAGATCCGATCACGGCATCGACAACGCTCTGCAGAGTCTCTGTGCGTGTCCAGAAACACCCGATCGACGCGGTAGCTGTCCGCGCTCTCATCGACGACGAACGCGCAGGCGCGATCGCGTCGTTCGAGGGCCAGATTCGTCTCTACGACGACGGCCAGCCAGTGTCCGTCGTCGAATACAGCGCGCACCCGACGGCGCAGGCTGTGCTTGAGCGGCTCGCAGCAGAGGTGATGGAGGACGTCGCCCCGGAGGCGCGGCTGGCCATCCGCCATCGCGTGGGCCGACTGGCCGTCGGCGATGTTGCGCTGTTCGTCGCTGCAAGCTCACCGCACCGGAAGGACGCATTCGACCTGTGTCACCTGGCAACCGAAACCGTCAAGGCCGAGCTGCCAATCTGGAAGTACCAGATCTTCACGGACGGTAGCCACGAGTGGGTGGCGTGTCTGTAA
- a CDS encoding MoaD/ThiS family protein has product MSMTSVNVRYYAAAKAASGVSEEQVQYAGPLTSGDVVDLVAAKHGPAMVDVLMRSSYLLNELVVRGPAIEVPDGATFDVLPPFAGG; this is encoded by the coding sequence ATGAGCATGACGAGTGTGAACGTTCGCTACTACGCGGCCGCAAAGGCGGCTTCTGGTGTCTCGGAGGAGCAGGTGCAGTACGCCGGACCCCTGACGTCTGGGGACGTCGTCGACCTTGTCGCCGCGAAACACGGACCCGCGATGGTCGACGTCCTCATGCGCAGCTCCTACCTGTTGAACGAATTGGTCGTTCGCGGCCCGGCGATCGAGGTCCCCGACGGCGCAACGTTCGACGTACTACCACCTTTCGCCGGGGGATAG
- the moaA gene encoding GTP 3',8-cyclase MoaA, whose amino-acid sequence MPVFLALPQVRSTAEAVDRPANTRLIDRYGRVAQDLRVSLTDRCNLRCTYCMPADGLTWAPTEALLTDQELVRLITIAVGQLGVREVRFTGGEPLLRRGLEGIVASTARLSPRPDISLTTNGIGLVHRAKELASAGLNRLNVSLDSVRRDTFTEITRRDRLDDVLSGLDAAKAAGLTPIKLNSVLMRGINDDEGPGLLRFAIAEGYELRFIEQMPLDAQHSWDRDAMVGRDEILANLRVEFELAEAHSALRGSAPAELWYVNGTTTTVGIIASVGAPFCGSCDRTRLTADGQVRTCLFATSETDLRGPLRGGASDEEIAKRWRDAMWGKAWGHGINDNGFQQPDRPMSAIGG is encoded by the coding sequence ATGCCGGTTTTTCTGGCGCTTCCCCAAGTGCGCTCAACCGCTGAGGCTGTGGACCGGCCGGCCAACACTCGTCTCATCGACCGCTACGGCCGCGTCGCCCAGGACCTCCGGGTGTCGCTTACCGACCGGTGCAACTTGCGATGCACATACTGCATGCCGGCTGATGGTCTGACCTGGGCCCCGACTGAAGCACTTCTGACTGACCAGGAGCTCGTCCGGCTGATCACGATCGCGGTCGGACAGCTAGGGGTGCGAGAGGTGCGGTTCACCGGTGGGGAACCGCTGTTACGTCGTGGACTGGAGGGCATCGTCGCGTCGACGGCACGGCTGAGCCCGCGGCCGGACATCTCGCTGACAACGAACGGGATCGGCCTTGTTCATCGCGCCAAGGAACTGGCATCAGCTGGCCTGAACCGACTCAACGTGTCGTTGGACAGCGTGCGGCGCGACACGTTCACCGAGATCACCCGCCGCGACCGGCTCGATGATGTGCTCAGCGGGCTCGACGCCGCAAAGGCCGCGGGACTGACGCCCATCAAACTGAACTCGGTTTTGATGCGGGGCATCAACGACGACGAAGGTCCCGGTCTCCTTCGGTTCGCTATCGCCGAGGGGTACGAGCTTCGGTTCATCGAGCAGATGCCTCTCGACGCCCAGCATAGTTGGGATCGCGATGCGATGGTTGGCCGCGACGAGATCTTGGCTAACTTGCGGGTCGAGTTCGAGCTGGCTGAAGCCCACTCCGCTCTGCGCGGCTCGGCACCAGCGGAACTGTGGTACGTGAACGGCACTACGACCACCGTGGGAATCATCGCCTCAGTCGGCGCACCATTCTGCGGCTCCTGCGACCGCACCCGACTCACCGCAGATGGACAAGTTCGCACGTGCCTGTTCGCCACAAGCGAGACCGATTTGCGCGGACCACTGAGGGGCGGCGCTTCGGACGAGGAAATCGCGAAGCGTTGGCGTGACGCGATGTGGGGCAAGGCTTGGGGCCACGGCATCAACGACAACGGGTTCCAGCAACCGGACCGCCCGATGAGCGCGATTGGTGGATGA
- a CDS encoding transposase, translating to MSDLFGIEGTVLLDRSRLPAPYAARVASLRRLLEDLEIEVDLFTNLLWGRLRTEPGYTAAAIPGIGLVLGAVFLVEVGDVSRFATAPQLACWAGADTRSTTRPTPTCAVARSPSRAAPGWGGGPRWSRSRPSGHGRTRVGALRDRAPSAAGGTSARSPPPGDRLSTSLRAARRPRPGPCSTHPGSRHEVVSHNLWSVARSCRS from the coding sequence ATGAGCGACCTGTTCGGCATCGAGGGCACCGTCTTGTTGGACCGGTCCCGACTGCCGGCGCCGTACGCGGCCCGGGTCGCCTCGCTGCGCCGACTGCTGGAGGACCTGGAGATCGAGGTCGACTTGTTCACCAACCTCCTCTGGGGCCGGTTGCGCACCGAGCCGGGCTACACCGCTGCAGCGATCCCCGGAATCGGTCTGGTGTTGGGTGCGGTGTTCCTCGTTGAGGTCGGTGATGTGTCCCGGTTCGCGACCGCGCCGCAGCTGGCCTGCTGGGCCGGGGCTGACACCCGAAGCACCACGCGTCCGACACCGACGTGCGCCGTGGCCCGATCACCAAGCAGGGCGGCTCCCGGCTGGGGCGGTGGGCCGCGGTGGAGTCGATCCAGACCGTCGGGCCACGGACGGACTCGGGTCGGAGCGCTGCGGGACCGGGCCCCGAGCGCCGCAGGAGGAACATCGGCAAGGTCGCCGCCGCCCGGCGACAGGTTGAGTACGTCCCTACGCGCTGCGCGACGGCCACGTCCGGGCCCTTGCAGCACCCATCCCGGGAGTCGGCATGAAGTCGTGTCCCACAACTTATGGTCGGTCGCGAGGTCGTGCAGGTCATGA
- a CDS encoding AmiS/UreI family transporter produces MIAPILLFVGAVLAINGIWIYGGAAAAANGQTEEDGATSPIILGGREVGLFNLFVGSLGFILAVTVLIQSTDEPAGSGNIAFGAFALLFAFTYLWVGANPFLNADGKTLGWFCLFVAITAAANGVRGFTTDAGHASSWSTWLSTNWIVWAVLWLLFFALLSLGKQIGRLTGVLTVVVGLCTCWLPAYLLLQGIMSPV; encoded by the coding sequence ATGATCGCACCGATTCTGCTGTTCGTCGGCGCTGTCCTAGCCATCAACGGCATATGGATCTACGGCGGCGCGGCTGCGGCGGCCAACGGCCAGACTGAGGAAGACGGCGCAACATCCCCAATAATCCTGGGCGGACGCGAAGTGGGTCTGTTCAACCTGTTCGTTGGCTCACTCGGGTTTATCCTTGCGGTCACCGTGCTGATCCAGTCGACCGACGAGCCAGCCGGATCAGGCAACATCGCCTTTGGCGCATTCGCTCTATTGTTCGCATTCACGTACTTGTGGGTGGGGGCGAACCCATTCCTGAACGCAGATGGCAAGACTCTGGGGTGGTTCTGCCTGTTCGTTGCGATCACTGCGGCCGCAAACGGCGTTCGCGGCTTCACCACGGACGCTGGGCACGCAAGTTCCTGGTCAACTTGGCTTTCTACGAACTGGATCGTGTGGGCGGTGCTGTGGTTGCTGTTCTTCGCGCTGCTAAGCCTCGGAAAGCAGATCGGCCGGCTCACAGGTGTGCTGACCGTCGTCGTCGGTCTCTGCACCTGCTGGCTGCCCGCCTACCTGCTGCTGCAAGGCATCATGTCTCCGGTGTGA
- a CDS encoding FadR/GntR family transcriptional regulator, with amino-acid sequence MTVKPRGLQPQPRSRLYEQLVEQLLDYMTSAGLAAGDRLPAERELASKLQVSRASVSQALVSLEVQGIIDVRHGDGAVILEVPQSRQVLSALGARRRRLRDVIEAREAMEVKLASLAAMRRDAKDLEAIEAAIAFMKQEIAEGDRGMGGDEAFHAAVTAAAHSCLLGDLMAEISELVRETRFESLSQPGRPQESLRGHVAVAKAIRAQDSEAAARAMAHHVSSVSDVGLLRDPD; translated from the coding sequence ATGACGGTGAAGCCCAGGGGGCTCCAGCCCCAGCCGAGGTCACGGCTTTACGAGCAACTCGTCGAGCAACTTCTGGACTACATGACGAGCGCCGGCCTCGCAGCAGGTGACCGGCTGCCGGCGGAACGCGAACTGGCAAGCAAGCTCCAGGTCAGTCGTGCCTCGGTCAGCCAGGCTCTTGTTTCTCTCGAGGTGCAGGGCATCATCGACGTCCGGCACGGCGATGGCGCTGTCATTCTCGAAGTCCCGCAGAGTCGCCAGGTGCTCAGCGCGCTCGGTGCGCGCAGGCGGCGTTTGCGCGACGTCATTGAGGCGCGGGAGGCGATGGAGGTCAAGCTCGCTTCGCTTGCCGCCATGCGCCGCGATGCCAAGGACCTCGAGGCCATAGAAGCCGCTATTGCCTTTATGAAACAAGAGATCGCTGAGGGGGACCGTGGCATGGGAGGCGACGAAGCGTTTCACGCCGCGGTCACCGCGGCCGCTCACTCATGTCTGTTGGGCGACCTGATGGCGGAAATCTCCGAGCTCGTCCGAGAGACTCGCTTCGAGTCGCTCAGCCAGCCCGGCCGCCCTCAGGAATCGCTGCGCGGCCATGTTGCGGTCGCAAAGGCCATCCGGGCTCAGGACTCTGAAGCTGCCGCCCGCGCAATGGCTCATCATGTCTCTTCAGTATCTGACGTGGGTCTGCTGCGGGATCCTGATTGA